One Agelaius phoeniceus isolate bAgePho1 chromosome 6, bAgePho1.hap1, whole genome shotgun sequence DNA window includes the following coding sequences:
- the TCIRG1 gene encoding V-type proton ATPase 116 kDa subunit a 3 isoform X1, with protein sequence MFPISVLLGGCCEGPVSEGPLPRPGGAGCGMSRGTGFPGGSGAKPAGPSPGPGSSWGRGSAGSRPSSARGGARPGVCPDASAPRAGPGVSGEAMGSLFRSEEVCLAQLFLQSASAYSCISELGERGLLEFRDLNPKVSPFQRRFVGEVRRCEEMEKTFTFLQQELRAAGRVPGPCPESPRAPAAREALRVQEQSEQLAQELREVSRNRASLCGRLRDLRQYLHVLREGQRFTSLPAPLGSPPRPPALSEREPILDPSVHQHLERKISFVAGVIHPWRVTAFERLLWRACRGYLVASFVEMPEPMEDPATGESITWVIFLISYWGEQIGQKIRKILDCFHCQVYAYPESEASRTEAITRLHGQIQELSVTLEETEKYLAEVLDKVAQVLPTWRVQVQKMKAIYLVLNQCSFDVTKKCLIAEVWCPVRDLTQVQDALRQGSYQSGSSVECFVQRVPTSESPPTLIRTNKFTAGFQSIVDAYGVASYQEVNPAPYAIITFPFIFAIMFGDVGHGLLMFLFALWMVLYEDSPRLRQGTNEIWLTFFEGRYLILLMGAFSIYTGFIYNECFSKATVIFPSAWSVATMANHSSWSAAYLATHPSLTLDPNVTGVFRGPYPFGIDPIWSLATNHLNFLNSFKMKMSVVLGIVHMGFGVVLGIFNHVHFQQRHRLVLEFLPEMIFLLALFGYLVFLIFYKWIKFSAADSMVAPSILIHFIDMFLFTSNAENLPLYPGQVPVQVVLVVLALASVPILLLGTPLYQWCRQGAPRMPLATGEQEPLLEGQEAGNSVNATTEDVESGGHSHDAKHLDFAEIFMHQAIHTIEYCLGCVSNTASYLRLWALSLAHAQLSEVLWTMVMRNGFVGLSYVGGVVLVPVFAAFAVLTVAILLVMEGLSAFLHALRLHWVEFQNKFYVGAGYKLCPFAFAPDTWE encoded by the exons gtgtgtgccctGACGCCTCCGCACCCCGGGCCGGACCGGGCGTCTCGGGGGAGGCCATGGGGTCCCTGTTCCGCAGCGAGGAGGTTTGCTTGGCCCAGCTCTTCCTGCAGTCGGCTTCTGCCTACAGCTGCATCAGCGAGCTGGGGGAGCGCGGGTTGCTGGAGTTCAGAGAC CTAAACCCCAAAGTGAGCCCCTTCCAGCGGCGCTTCGTGGGCGAGGTGCGGCGCTGCGAGGAGATGGAGAAAACCTTCA ccttcctgcagcaggagctgcgcGCCGCGGGGCGGGTGCCGGGGCCGTGTCCCGAGAGCCCGCGGGCGCCGGCGGCGCGGGAAGCGCTGCGGGTGCAGGAGCAGTCGGAGCAGCTGGCGCAGGAGCTGCGGGAGGTCAGCCGGAACCGCGCGTCCCTGTGCGGCCGCCTGCGGGACCTGCGACAGTACCTGCACGTCCTGCGCGAGGGACAGCGCTTCACCAGCCTGCCG GCCCCCCTGGGCTCCCCGCCGCGGCCACCGGCGCTGTCGGAGCGTGAGCCCATCCTCGACCCCTCCGTGCATCAGCACCTCGAGCGCAAGATCAG CTTTGTGGCCGGTGTCATCCACCCGTGGCGAGTGACGGCCTTCGAGCGGCTGCTGTGGCGCGCCTGCCGCGGGTACCTGGTGGCCTCCTTCGTGGAGATGCCCGAGCCAATGGAGGACCCAGCCACG ggcgaGAGCATCACCTGGGTCATCTTCCTCATCTCCTACTGGGGCGAGCAGATTGGGCAGAAGATCCGCAAGATCTTAGACTG ctTCCACTGCCAGGTGTATGCGTACCCGGAGAGTGAGGCCAGCAGGACGGAGGCCATTACCAGGCTGCATGGGCAGATCCAGGAGCTCAGCGTG acgctggaggagactgagaaGTACCTGGCGGAGGTGCTGGACAAGGTGGCACAGGTGCTGCCCACCTGGCGCGTGCAGGTGCAGAAGATGAAGGCCATCTACCTCGTCCTCAACCAGTGCAGCTTCGATGTCACCAAGAAGTGCCTCATTGCCGAGGTCTGGTGCCCCGTGCGGGACCTCACCCAAGTGCAGGATGCCCTGCGCCAGGGATCT TACCAGAGCGGCTCCAGCGTGGAGTGCTTCGTGCAGCGCGTCCCCACCTCAGAGAGCCCCCCCACCCTCATCCGCACCAACAAGTTCACCGCCGGCTTCCAGAGCATCGTGGACGCCTACGGGGTGGCCAGTTACCAGGAGGTGAACCCCG cacCCTACGCCATCATCACCTTCCCCTTCATCTTCGCCATCATGTTTGGGGACGTGGGGCACGGGCTGCTCATGTTCCTCTTTGCGCTCTGGATGGTGCTGTACGAGGACAGCCCCCGCCTGCGGCAGGGCACCAACGAG ATCTGGCTGACATTCTTTGAGGGGCGCTACCTCATCTTGCTCATGGGTGCCTTCTCCATCTACACCGGCTTCATCTACAACGAGTGCTTCAGCAAAGCCACTGTCATCTTCCCCTCTGCCTGGAGTGTGGCCACCATGGCCAACCACTCCTCCTGGAG CGCTGCCTACCTCGCCACCCACCCCTCGCTCACCCTGGACCCTAATGTCACCGGTGTCTTCCGAGGGCCATATCCATTTGGGATCGACCCA ATCTGGAGCTTGGCCACCAACCACCTCAACTTCCTCAACTCCTTCAAGATGAAGATGTCAGTGGTGCTGGGCATCGTGCACATGGGCTTTGGCGTCGTGCTGGGAATCTTCAACCACGT GCACTTCCAGCAGCGGCACCGGCTGGTCTTGGAGTTCCTCCCAGAGATGATTTTCCTCCTGGCTCTTTTTGGCTACCTGGTCTTCCTCATCTTCTACAAGTGGATCAAGTTCAGTGCTGCTGACTCCATGGTGGCCCCCAGCATCCTCATCCACTTCATTGACATGTTCCTCTTCACCTCCAATGCCGAGAACCTCCCGCTCTACCCGGGGCAG GTGCCAGTGCaggtggtgctggtggtgctggCGCTGGCGTCGGtgcccatcctgctcctggggacgCCGCTGTACCAGTGGTGCCGGCAGGGTGCCCCAAGGATG CCACTGGCCACGGGGGAGCAGGAGCCGCtgctggaggggcaggaggctgggaACTCTGTCAACGCCACCACGGAGGATGTGGAGAGTGGAGGACACAGCCATGACGCCAAG cacttggacTTCGCCGAAATCTTCATGCATCAGGCGATCCACACCATCGAGTACTGCCTGGGCTGTGTCTCCAACACCGCGTCCTACCTGCGGCTCTGGGCGCTCAGCCTGGCACACGCCC AGCTCTCGGAGGTCCTGTGGACCATGGTGATGCGGAATGGCTTCGTGGGGCTGAGCTACGTGGGCGGTGTGGTGCTGGTGCCCGTCTTCGCCGCCTTCGCCGTGCTGACCGTGGCCATCCTGCTGGTGATGGAGGGGCTCTCTGCCTTCCTCCACGCCCTGCGCCTGCATTG GGTGGAGTTCCAGAATAAGTTCTACGTGGGTGCCGGCTACAAGCTGTGCCCCTTCGCTTTCGCCCCGGACACCTGGGAATAG
- the TCIRG1 gene encoding V-type proton ATPase 116 kDa subunit a 3 isoform X2, translated as MFPISVLLGGCCEGPVSEGPLPRPGGAGCGVCPDASAPRAGPGVSGEAMGSLFRSEEVCLAQLFLQSASAYSCISELGERGLLEFRDLNPKVSPFQRRFVGEVRRCEEMEKTFTFLQQELRAAGRVPGPCPESPRAPAAREALRVQEQSEQLAQELREVSRNRASLCGRLRDLRQYLHVLREGQRFTSLPAPLGSPPRPPALSEREPILDPSVHQHLERKISFVAGVIHPWRVTAFERLLWRACRGYLVASFVEMPEPMEDPATGESITWVIFLISYWGEQIGQKIRKILDCFHCQVYAYPESEASRTEAITRLHGQIQELSVTLEETEKYLAEVLDKVAQVLPTWRVQVQKMKAIYLVLNQCSFDVTKKCLIAEVWCPVRDLTQVQDALRQGSYQSGSSVECFVQRVPTSESPPTLIRTNKFTAGFQSIVDAYGVASYQEVNPAPYAIITFPFIFAIMFGDVGHGLLMFLFALWMVLYEDSPRLRQGTNEIWLTFFEGRYLILLMGAFSIYTGFIYNECFSKATVIFPSAWSVATMANHSSWSAAYLATHPSLTLDPNVTGVFRGPYPFGIDPIWSLATNHLNFLNSFKMKMSVVLGIVHMGFGVVLGIFNHVHFQQRHRLVLEFLPEMIFLLALFGYLVFLIFYKWIKFSAADSMVAPSILIHFIDMFLFTSNAENLPLYPGQVPVQVVLVVLALASVPILLLGTPLYQWCRQGAPRMPLATGEQEPLLEGQEAGNSVNATTEDVESGGHSHDAKHLDFAEIFMHQAIHTIEYCLGCVSNTASYLRLWALSLAHAQLSEVLWTMVMRNGFVGLSYVGGVVLVPVFAAFAVLTVAILLVMEGLSAFLHALRLHWVEFQNKFYVGAGYKLCPFAFAPDTWE; from the exons gtgtgtgccctGACGCCTCCGCACCCCGGGCCGGACCGGGCGTCTCGGGGGAGGCCATGGGGTCCCTGTTCCGCAGCGAGGAGGTTTGCTTGGCCCAGCTCTTCCTGCAGTCGGCTTCTGCCTACAGCTGCATCAGCGAGCTGGGGGAGCGCGGGTTGCTGGAGTTCAGAGAC CTAAACCCCAAAGTGAGCCCCTTCCAGCGGCGCTTCGTGGGCGAGGTGCGGCGCTGCGAGGAGATGGAGAAAACCTTCA ccttcctgcagcaggagctgcgcGCCGCGGGGCGGGTGCCGGGGCCGTGTCCCGAGAGCCCGCGGGCGCCGGCGGCGCGGGAAGCGCTGCGGGTGCAGGAGCAGTCGGAGCAGCTGGCGCAGGAGCTGCGGGAGGTCAGCCGGAACCGCGCGTCCCTGTGCGGCCGCCTGCGGGACCTGCGACAGTACCTGCACGTCCTGCGCGAGGGACAGCGCTTCACCAGCCTGCCG GCCCCCCTGGGCTCCCCGCCGCGGCCACCGGCGCTGTCGGAGCGTGAGCCCATCCTCGACCCCTCCGTGCATCAGCACCTCGAGCGCAAGATCAG CTTTGTGGCCGGTGTCATCCACCCGTGGCGAGTGACGGCCTTCGAGCGGCTGCTGTGGCGCGCCTGCCGCGGGTACCTGGTGGCCTCCTTCGTGGAGATGCCCGAGCCAATGGAGGACCCAGCCACG ggcgaGAGCATCACCTGGGTCATCTTCCTCATCTCCTACTGGGGCGAGCAGATTGGGCAGAAGATCCGCAAGATCTTAGACTG ctTCCACTGCCAGGTGTATGCGTACCCGGAGAGTGAGGCCAGCAGGACGGAGGCCATTACCAGGCTGCATGGGCAGATCCAGGAGCTCAGCGTG acgctggaggagactgagaaGTACCTGGCGGAGGTGCTGGACAAGGTGGCACAGGTGCTGCCCACCTGGCGCGTGCAGGTGCAGAAGATGAAGGCCATCTACCTCGTCCTCAACCAGTGCAGCTTCGATGTCACCAAGAAGTGCCTCATTGCCGAGGTCTGGTGCCCCGTGCGGGACCTCACCCAAGTGCAGGATGCCCTGCGCCAGGGATCT TACCAGAGCGGCTCCAGCGTGGAGTGCTTCGTGCAGCGCGTCCCCACCTCAGAGAGCCCCCCCACCCTCATCCGCACCAACAAGTTCACCGCCGGCTTCCAGAGCATCGTGGACGCCTACGGGGTGGCCAGTTACCAGGAGGTGAACCCCG cacCCTACGCCATCATCACCTTCCCCTTCATCTTCGCCATCATGTTTGGGGACGTGGGGCACGGGCTGCTCATGTTCCTCTTTGCGCTCTGGATGGTGCTGTACGAGGACAGCCCCCGCCTGCGGCAGGGCACCAACGAG ATCTGGCTGACATTCTTTGAGGGGCGCTACCTCATCTTGCTCATGGGTGCCTTCTCCATCTACACCGGCTTCATCTACAACGAGTGCTTCAGCAAAGCCACTGTCATCTTCCCCTCTGCCTGGAGTGTGGCCACCATGGCCAACCACTCCTCCTGGAG CGCTGCCTACCTCGCCACCCACCCCTCGCTCACCCTGGACCCTAATGTCACCGGTGTCTTCCGAGGGCCATATCCATTTGGGATCGACCCA ATCTGGAGCTTGGCCACCAACCACCTCAACTTCCTCAACTCCTTCAAGATGAAGATGTCAGTGGTGCTGGGCATCGTGCACATGGGCTTTGGCGTCGTGCTGGGAATCTTCAACCACGT GCACTTCCAGCAGCGGCACCGGCTGGTCTTGGAGTTCCTCCCAGAGATGATTTTCCTCCTGGCTCTTTTTGGCTACCTGGTCTTCCTCATCTTCTACAAGTGGATCAAGTTCAGTGCTGCTGACTCCATGGTGGCCCCCAGCATCCTCATCCACTTCATTGACATGTTCCTCTTCACCTCCAATGCCGAGAACCTCCCGCTCTACCCGGGGCAG GTGCCAGTGCaggtggtgctggtggtgctggCGCTGGCGTCGGtgcccatcctgctcctggggacgCCGCTGTACCAGTGGTGCCGGCAGGGTGCCCCAAGGATG CCACTGGCCACGGGGGAGCAGGAGCCGCtgctggaggggcaggaggctgggaACTCTGTCAACGCCACCACGGAGGATGTGGAGAGTGGAGGACACAGCCATGACGCCAAG cacttggacTTCGCCGAAATCTTCATGCATCAGGCGATCCACACCATCGAGTACTGCCTGGGCTGTGTCTCCAACACCGCGTCCTACCTGCGGCTCTGGGCGCTCAGCCTGGCACACGCCC AGCTCTCGGAGGTCCTGTGGACCATGGTGATGCGGAATGGCTTCGTGGGGCTGAGCTACGTGGGCGGTGTGGTGCTGGTGCCCGTCTTCGCCGCCTTCGCCGTGCTGACCGTGGCCATCCTGCTGGTGATGGAGGGGCTCTCTGCCTTCCTCCACGCCCTGCGCCTGCATTG GGTGGAGTTCCAGAATAAGTTCTACGTGGGTGCCGGCTACAAGCTGTGCCCCTTCGCTTTCGCCCCGGACACCTGGGAATAG
- the TBX10 gene encoding T-box transcription factor TBX10, giving the protein MPPMGTVVSAGCPTATMPGNGATDTSCPDTTPMAAFLGGPAEGSPCTSVLGWAGEGPGAGGKNRHVCHAAARLEMGSLWEEFNRLGTEMIVTKAGRRMFPTFQVKLSGLDPLADYVLLMDFIPLDDKRYRYAFHSSSWLAAGRAEPAAPGRVHFHPDSPAKGAQWMRQIVSFDKLKLTNNLLDDNGHIILNSMHRYQPRFHVVFVDPRRDSERFAHQNFKSFSFPETQFMAVTAYQNHRITQLKIASNPFAKGFRDGDPEPWCGVPAGSLLGAMPRARAAPLPPRPEKQEKGRGAAGGAEPLLLPLPPAGAPRSHGALAAAPQQPAAPPSFPELPAPTFQPLTCPSGVYVGAKPRTLPYPLPAFPQLSTYGPTTAPTFGYGQQ; this is encoded by the exons ATGCCGCCCATGGGCACAGTGGTGTCAGCAGGA TGTCCCACTGCCACCATGCCGGGGAATGGAGCCACGGACACCTCCTGCCCTGACACCACACCCATGGCAG CCTTCCTGGGGGGCCCAGCTGAGGGGTCTCCATGCACCTCCGTCCTCGGGTGGGCTGGCGAGGGGCCGGGGGCCGGTGGCAAGAACCGGCACGTGTGCCACGCTGCGGCACGGCTGGAGATGGGCAGCCTCTGGGAGGAGTTCAACCGCCTGGGCACCGAGATGATCGTCACCAAGGCAGGCAG GAGGATGTTCCCAACCTTTCAGGTGAAGCTTTCGGGGCTGGATCCGTTGGCTGACTACGTCCTGCTCATGGATTTCATCCCGCTGGATGACAAGAGATACAG ataCGCCTTCCACAGCTCATCGTGGCTGGCGGcaggccgggccgagccggcGGCTCCTGGCCGCGTCCACTTCCACCCCGACTCCCCCGCCAAGGGTGCCCAGTGGATGCGGCAGATCGTGTCCTTCGACAAGCTCAAGCTGACCAACAACCTCCTGGACGACAACGGCCAC ATCATCCTCAACTCCATGCACCGCTACCAGCCCCGCTTCCACGTCGTCTTTGTGGACCCGCGGCGTGACAGCGAGCGCTTCGCCCACCAGAACTTCAAGTCTTTCAGCTTCCCCGAGACCCAGTTCATGGCAGTGACAGCCTACCAGAACCACCGG ATCACCCAGCTGAAGATTGCCAGCAACCCCTTTGCCAAGGGATTTCGGGACGGCGACCCCGAGCCATG GTGTGGGGTGCCGGCAGGGTCCCTGCTGGGGGCCATGCCCCGCGCCCGGGCCGCCCCGCTGCCCCCCCGCCCCGAGAAGCAGGAGAAAGgtaggggggctgcagggggggccgagcccctgctgctgcctctcccccctgcaggggctccaCGCAGCCAtggggctctggctgctgccccccaacagccagcagcaccccccAGTTTCCCTGAACTCCCTGCACCCACCTTCCAGCCCCTCACCTGCCCCTCTGGTGTCTATGTGGGAGCCAAACCCCGCACCCTGCCCTACCCCCTGCCCGCCTTCCCCCAGCTCAGCACCTACGGCCCCACCACAGCCCCCACCTTTGGCTACGGCCAGCAGTGA
- the LOC143694321 gene encoding uncharacterized protein LOC143694321, giving the protein MICPAMNASDSSASWTLSVLSVVLSGIVREWERLVGARAEHLETSPLLPRGDALGNPSSLGRAFGSRHVPSAQEQQDLCCSQQDRKNHLTDPSFAQSFGV; this is encoded by the exons ATGATCTGTCCTG CAATGAACGCGTCTGACTCCTCGGCCTCATGGACGTTGTCAGTACTTTCCGTGGTGCTGTCCGGGATTGTCCGGGAATGGGAACGGCTGGTGGGGGCTCgggcagagcacctggagaCCAG CCCTTTGCTTCCCAGAGGTGATGCTTTAGGAAACCCCTCCAGCCTGGGAAGGGCTTTTGGCTCCAGACAcgttcccagtgcccaggagcagcaggacctgtgctgctcccagcag gaCAGGAAAAACCACTTAACTGATCCCAGCTTTGCCCAGAGCTTTGGAGTTTGA